One genomic segment of Hypomesus transpacificus isolate Combined female chromosome 5, fHypTra1, whole genome shotgun sequence includes these proteins:
- the LOC124468306 gene encoding beta,beta-carotene 9',10'-oxygenase-like yields MSPVKDEISDTKHSGGAKQEELTCPELRGLESIAPLVRSVEETPEPIATEVRGNIPSWISGSLLRNGPGKFEFGNQNFNHWFDGMAMLHQFKIQDGQVTYKSRFLQSDVYKKNSEKDRIVVSEFGTLALPDPCKNFFQRFLSRFEMIQPTDNASVSFVKYKGDYYVSTETNFMHRVDPDSLESVEKVDWSKFIAVNGATAHPHYDPDGTVYNMGNSYGAKGALYNIISVPPAKNDSQDTLHGAKVLCSIVPANKSHPSYYHSFAMSQNYVVFIEQPIKMDLLKIVTCKLRGKALSEGIYWDPEQETVFHLVDKHTGKVSSVKYHTKPLSTFHQINAFEEDDFLVLDMCSSDSGEAINNYLIQNLRQSGEALDLVYNNMNKVFPRRFVLPLNVSADTPSDENLNTRPSSLATAVKMNKDKVFCLHEDLHGNDLCEYGGLEFPQINYSRCNTRPYRFFYGCGFRHLVGDSLLKMDLEDKTLKVWYQKGFFPSEPVFVPSPDALDEDDGVILSVVLTPSEDKATFLLVLDAKTFEELGRAAVPVNIPYGFHGTFNAAV; encoded by the exons ATGTCACCTGTAAAAGATGAAATTTCAG ACACCAAGCACTCCGGTGGTGCCAAGCAGGAGGAGCTCACCTGTCCGGAGCTGAGGGGGCTGGAGTCCATCGCCCCCCTAGTGCGCTCCGTGGAGGAGACGCCTGAGCCCATAGCTACGGAGGTGCGGGGCAACATCCCCTCCTGGATCTCAGGCAGCCTGCTCAGAAACGGACCTGGGAAGTTTGAGTTCGGAAACCAAAA CTTCAACCACTGGTTTGATGGGATGGCTATGCTGCACCAGTTTAAGATCCAGGACGGTCAGGTGACCTACAAAAGCCGTTTCTTGCAGAGTGACGTCTACAAGAAGAACAGTGAGAAGGATCGCATTGTCGTGTCCGAATTCGGAACCCTGGCCTTGCCGGACCCTTGCAAAAACTTCTTTCAACGTTTCCTCTCTCGCTTCGAAATGATCC AGCCTACGGATAATGCGAGCGTGAGCTTTGTCAAGTACAAGGGAGACTACTATGTCAGCACCGAGACCAACTTCATGCACAGAGTGGACCCTGACAGTTTAGAGTCCGTGGAAAAG GTGGACTGGAGCAAGTTCATAGCAGTGAACGGTGCAACGGCCCACCCCCACTACGACCCGGACGGCACCGTCTACAACATGGGGAACTCCTATGGAGCCAAAG GTGCCCTGTACAACATTATCTCCGTCCCGCCGGCCAAGAACGACTCCCAAGACACCCTCCACGGGGCTAAAGTGTTGTGCTCCATAGTCCCAGCAAACAAATCCCATCCTTCCTACTATCACAGCTTCG CCATGTCCCAGAACTACGTGGTGTTCATCGAGCAGCCCATCAAGATGGACCTGCTGAAGATCGTCACCTGCAAGCTGAGGGGCAAGGCTCTGAGCGAGGGCATCTACTGGGACCCCGAGCAGGAGACTGTCTTCCACCTGGTGGACAAGCACACGGGCAAG GTGAGCTCAGTGAAGTACCACACCAAGCCCCTGTCCACCTTCCACCAGATCAACGCCTTCGAGGAGGATGACTTCTTGGTGCTGGACATGTGCAGCTCTGACAGCGGGGAGGCCATCAACAACTACCTGATCCAGAACCTGCGCCAGTCAGGGGAGGCCTTGGACCTg GTTTACAACAACATGAACAAGGTGTTTCCCCGGAGGTTCGTCTTGCCTCTCAATGTGAGCGCTGACACGCCGTCAGACGAGAATCTCAACACCCGGCCCTCCAGCCTGGCCACAGCCGTGAAAATGAACAAAGACAAG gtttTCTGCCTTCACGAGGATCTCCATGGCAACGACCTGTGTGAGTACGGTGGTCTGGAGTTTCCTCAGATCAACTACAGCAGGTGTAACACCCGGCCTTACCGCTTCTTCTACGGCTGTGGCTTCAGACACCTGGTTGGAGACTCTCTCCTCAAGATGGACCTGGAGGACAAGACCTTGAAG gtgTGGTACCAGAAGGGCTTCTTCCCGTCAGAGCCGGTGTTTGTCCCGTCCCCTGATGCTCTAGATGAAGATGATGGGGTCATCCTCTCTGTGGTCCTCACTCCTTCAGAG GACAAGGCGACGTTCCTCCTGGTTTTGGATGCAAAGACCTTCGAGGAGTTGGGGAGGGCCGCGGTACCTGTGAATATTCCTTACGGGTTCCACGGGACCTTCAATGCAGCTGTTTGA
- the LOC124468310 gene encoding succinate dehydrogenase [ubiquinone] cytochrome b small subunit A, mitochondrial-like, with protein MENHTDSHQRKDVPSQPTVTHSATALVSKAASMHWTSERVVSVVLLGMAPAAYLYPGAVLDLSVATALTLHGHWGVGQVVTDYVHGDLKIKLAKSGLFVTSMVTFAGLCYFNYHDVGLCKAVAMLWDL; from the exons ATGGAGAACCACACAGACTCGCATCAGAGAAAAGACGTTCCGTCACAACCCACGGTAACCCACTCAG CAACTGCTTTGGTCTCCAAGGCCGCATCCATGCACTGGACGAGTGAAAGAGTAGTCAGCGTTGTGTTACTGGGAATGGCCCCCGCAGCTTACCTATACCCGGGCGCTGTGTTGGACCTCTCCGTTGCAACAGCACTTACTCTCCATGGTCACTG GGGGGTCGGCCAGGTAGTAACAGACTATGTCCACGGTGACCTGAAGATCAAGCTGGCCAAAAGCGGTCTGTTTGTCACCTCCATGGTGACCTTTGCTGGTCTGTGCTACTTCAACTATCATGACGTGGGCCTCTGTAAAGCAGTGGCCATGCTCTGGGATCTGTAA
- the LOC124468311 gene encoding succinate dehydrogenase [ubiquinone] cytochrome b small subunit A, mitochondrial-like, which yields MACAVRKTSLCIRGITPLCLNNSLLSRGLVEASRKRWDGEPHRLATEKRLSVTTHATALVSKAASMHWTSERVVSVVLLGMAPAAYLYPGAVLDLSVATALTLHGHWGVGQVVTDYVHGDLKIKLAKSGLFVTSMVTFAGLCYFNYHDVGLCKAVAMLWDL from the exons ATGGCTTGCGCAGTAAGGAAGACCAGTCTGTGTATTAGAGGCATTACAC CTCTGTGTCTGAACAACTCCCTCTTGTCTCGAGGACTGGTGGAGGCGAGCAGAAAGAGATGGGATGGAGAACCACACAGACTCGCAACAGAGAAAAGACTTTCCGTCACAACCCACG CAACTGCTTTGGTCTCCAAGGCCGCATCCATGCACTGGACGAGTGAAAGAGTAGTCAGCGTTGTGTTACTGGGAATGGCCCCCGCAGCTTACCTATACCCGGGCGCTGTGTTGGACCTCTCCGTTGCAACAGCACTTACTCTCCATGGTCACTG GGGGGTCGGCCAGGTAGTAACAGACTATGTCCACGGTGACCTGAAGATCAAGCTGGCCAAAAGCGGTCTGTTTGTCACCTCCATGGTGACCTTTGCTGGTCTGTGCTACTTCAACTATCATGACGTGGGCCTCTGTAAAGCAGTGGCCATGCTCTGGGATCTGTAA
- the gig2o gene encoding grass carp reovirus (GCRV)-induced gene 2o: MLPTEISSWCKFVEMEINFSGWEAVEEKRGLRTAQEPTSGRVYTMFHGTYLKNAEEIIANGFQRSRDGLLGAGVYVSRNIDKAKCYPHQADKKDAVVFKLSVRVGKVKRIDSNNHPLQKTWHLEYDCAWVPPNSGITSIKSGREEDCVWDPARIQVVDIACCIDDETRHKLRRQIKTKRRAEGGSGCICHQASSTGPHPLQNCWKCNKQICPFQKKHECPNLC, encoded by the coding sequence ATGTTGCCTACAGAAATATCGTCTTGGTGTAAGTTCGTCGAGATGGAAATCAATTTCTCAGGTTGGGAAGCggtggaagagaagaggggattgCGTACTGCACAGGAGCCCACATCAGGGCGTGTGTACACCATGTTTCACGGTACATATCTGAAAAATGCTGAGGAAATAATCGCCAACGGTTTTCAACGGTCCCGAGATGGACTGTTGGGAGCGGGTGTCTACGTGAGCCGCAACATCGATAAGGCAAAGTGCTACCCGCATCAGGCTGACAAAAAAGATGCCGTGGTGTTCAAATTAAGTGTGAGGGTGGGTAAAGTAAAGAGAATTGACTCCAATAACCATCCACTTCAGAAAACATGGCATCTGGAGTATGATTGTGCCTGGGTGCCTCCCAATAGTGGAATCACTTCCATCAAGTCAGGACGTGAagaggactgtgtgtgggaTCCGGCCAGGATTCAAGTTGTGGATATTGCTTGCTGCATCGATGATGAGACCCGCCACAAGCTGCGGCGTCAGATTAAAACGAAGAGAAGGGCAGAGGGAGGATCAGGATGTATTTGTCATCAGGCGTCTTCCACGGGACCCCACCCTCTCCAAAACTGCTGGAAATGCAATAAGCAAATTTGCCCCTTTCAGAAAAAGCACGAGTGTCCTAATTTGTGTTAG